The Mycolicibacterium aichiense region TTGCCCGCGTTGGCCACAGCCAGTGGGCGGGGCCGGGCGATGATCGACAGCTCCAGCGCGTGAAGGCCTCCGACCAGCCGGATGTCGTCGGCGGTGGCACGTCCCCACCCGACATCGGCACGCGGTTTGCCTTCGGCGTATTCGAGCTCCAACACTTCGGAGATCACCGACCCGTAGGCCAAGGCGCCGGTGAGTCGGGGGCGGTGGGCGCCGGACGGGTCGACCTCGGTGCCGCTCTGCACATCAGCGAGACCGCACCGATCAGGCCGGTTGCCGCACACGATGTGGGTCACGGCGTCGAGCGCCGACTGGTATTGCTGCGCGAGCGCAGTCACGCCGCCGGGCCCGACCGCCGACGCGACAGCCTCCTGTGCCGCAGCGGTCGTGATGTCCGATGTGCGGTACGCGTCGAAAAGCGGATCCGCTTCACCTTGTGGGGCATGGTGATTCACGATCCCGCAGCCGGGGGCCAGCGATGAGGCGTACGCGTCACCGGTCGCGATGGTGCGCTGCAGAGAGTCGGATACGACCCGGACGGAACCCGGGGGAGGGCAGGCGTGAGCGGGCAGTGTGCCGTCGGCGATGAAGCGGCGCGCGTCGGCGGCTGCGACAAGACGAACGGCCGCCGCGCCGTGATCGGTGAGCCAGCCCGGGCGGGTGCTCCACGCCGGCCACGGGTCAGGAGCGATCGACACCGGGACTGGTGGTTCCTTGTTCGGCGGCCGCACCCCGTGGCGCATGAGCATGACAGTGCGGACGACACGCCAGGTGTCGGCTCGGCTGGCGGACGGTAGTGCCCCACCGAGAATGCAGAGTGTGACGGCCAGTGCGATCAGTCTCAGCACTGTGGCATCGAAGCATGAACTGGGCGCGGTTTCGAGCGCTGTGCGCACGAAACCGCGCCCAAGTTCTGGTTACTCGGATTCGCCGAGGATCTGGTAGATCTCGCGGCGCGCATTGTTGACGATGTCGATGATGCGCTGCTGCTGCTCCGGGTTGGCAGCGAAAGCCGCCTGCCGCACGGCACCGAACAACTGGCCTACCGCAGCACGGATGTTGACCTGGCCCGGGTCGGCGCCTTCGGTGATCTCGTCCCACGGGGCGGTCTCGATCTTGTCGGCGGCGGCGCGGCCTTCGTCGGTCAGCTCGAAAAGCTTCTTGCTGCCTTCGGATTCGGTTGCCACCAGCAGGCCTTCGTCGGCCAGCAGCTGCAGAGTCGGGTAGACCGAGCCGGGGCTGGGCTTCCACAGATCCTGGGTGCGCTCGGCGATTTCCTGGATCATCTCGTAGCCGTGCATCGGCCGCTCGGCGAGCAGCTTGAGGATCGCGGCACGCACGTCACCGCGACGACCGCGGCCGCGGCCATGTCCGCGGCGACCGCCGCGTCCGCCGCCACCGGGACCGAAGCCGGGACCGAAGCCCGGGCCGAAACCGGGACCGAAGCCGCCGCGCGGGCCGAACGGCGGACCGTCGTGGTGGCCGCCATGCTCGCGGAACTGCTCACGCAGTTGATCGCGGAGCTCGCGACGGCCGTGCCGGCGGCCACGGCCGGTGGGTGCGAAACCGAAACCCGGACCGAAGCCGGGACCAAAGCCGGGGCGGCCCATATCCGGGCCTCCGAACTGGGGAAATGGGGTGTTCATAGAGGTTCTCGTTTCTGGTCGGGAAACGCCGAATGCGCTTCCGATACGTTGACGATATATCGGAAACTATCGCGATGCAACGGTTAGTTGGATCGCCGGTCGATTTCCTTGACCACCCAGCGCGCCCAGTCGGCCTCCATGGCCTCCACTCGCAGTCCGAATTCCAGGGCCGCGCGCCCGTAGAAGCCGACGTCGGTGTCGCCCCACTCCATACAGTCGCGCACCTGTTCGTAGCGGGTGAGCTCGGCTTCGGCGTGCTCGGCGACCGAGACCATGTAGGCCCGGGCCTGCTCGGACGTCATCTCGCTGAGCAGGAACACCCGCAGCAACTCGGCGCTGCGGTAGGGCGGGTCGTCCTGGGGGTTGGTCATCCAGCGCAGCAGATCCTGGCGCCCGGCGTCGGTGACGCGGTACTCCTTGCGTCCACGCGGGCCGACGTCGGTGACCTCGATCAGGCCCGCATTGGCGAGCTTGTTGAGCTCGCCGTAAAGCTGGCTCTGAGTCGCCGGCCAGACGTTGGCCATCGAGACGTCGAAGCGTTTGAGCAGGTCGTACCCGCTGCCGGGCTCCTGGGCGAGAAGGCCCAGCGCCGCGTACCGAAGACTCACGCGACCATCGTAAGGCTCGACATGTCAGTTATGGACTATCTCATACACCACTATTGACAGGTCATCAGTGGACTGTCACAGTTAGCGGCATGACGGACACCACCACCGACACAACCAACTTGCCCGCCGAAGGGCAGTTCTTCCAGCGCGGTAACTACGCGCCGGTGCCGGACGAGCTCACCGAGTACACGCTGCCCGTCGAGGGAGCGATCCCGCCCGAACTCGACGGCTGGTACCTGCGCAACGGGCCGAACCCGCGGGAGGCCAACAGTCACTGGTTCACCGGCGACGGGATGATCCACGGCGTGCGCATCGAAGATGGCGCGGCCAAGTGGTACCGCAACCGCTGGGTGCGCACCGACAGTTTCGTCGACCCGTTCCCGCTGTACCGCGAGGACGGCACTCGTGACCTGCGGGCCGCCGTCGCCAACACCCACGTCGTCAACCACGCCGGCAAGACGCTGGCGCTGGTGGAGTCCTCGTTCCCGTACGAGATCACCAACGAGCTGGAGACGGTGGGCTGCTACGACTTCGGCGGCAAGCTGCAGAACTCGATGACTGCACACCCCAAGATCTGCCCGACCACCGGGGAACTCCACTTCTTCGGGTACGGCAGCATCTTCGAGCCGTACGTCACCTACCACCGCGCCGACGCCAACGGTGAGCTGACCGTCAACCGTCCGCTGGATGTCAAGGCGCACACCATGATGCACGACTTCGCGATGACCGCCGAGCACGTGATCTTCATGGACCTGCCGATCGTGTTCAACCTCGACATCGCGATGAGCGGCGAAGGTGACATGCCATACCGGTGGGACGACGACTACGGCGCCCGGCTCGGAGTGCTGCGGCGCGACGATCCGTTCGGCGAGGTGCGGTGGTTCGACATCGACCCTTGCTACGTCTTCCATGTCGCCAACGCACACGAATCCGTTGACGGGAAATCGATTGTGCTGCAGGCCGTCCGGTACGCCGAACTCTGGCGGGACAACGGCGGATTCGACGCCAACGCGGTGATGTGGAGCTGGACGATCGACCTGCAGAACGGCACGGTCAGCGAGCGTCAGCTCGACGACCGTGCGGTGGAATTCCCGCGGATCGATGACCGGCTGGCCGGCCTGCCCGCGCGCTACTCGGTCTCCGTCGGCGACGCCAGCCTGGTCCGCCACGACCTGACCGACGGCAGCGCCGTCGAGCACCGGTTCAGCACCGGACTGGTGCCGGGCGGGCCGGGCGAGGCGGTCTTCGTCCCGTCCACATCGGGACCGGCCGACGAGAGCAACGGCTGGTACATCGCCTACGTGTACGACGGCGCGCGCGACGGAAGCGATCTGGTGATCCTGGATGCGTCGGACTTCGCGGGTAAACCGGTGGCCCGAATCCAGCTGCCGCGGCGGGTTCCATACGGCTTCCACGGCAACTGGATTCCCGCGTAGCGGTACTCCGGCACCCGCCCGGCGTCGACCCTGCGACGATATGAGCTCATGGGCGACTTCAGCGCGCTACCGGGCACGGCCATCGTCGTCGGCGGCACCGGCGGGATCGGCGCCGAGATCGTCCGGATGCTGGCCGCGCGCGGGTCCCGGGTGGGCTTCACTTACCGCGGCAACGCAAGCAAGGCGGCGGAACTCGCGGGAATAGGCGTCACTGCCGAGCAACTCGACATCACCGACGCCCCGGAGGTGCGGCGGGTTGTCGATGCCCTTGCCTACGACGGGGGCGTGCACACCGTCGTCCATGCCGCCGGCGCGCACGTGCCGATGCGGCACCTCAGCACCGTCGATCCCGACCGGTTCGATCAGCAGCTGGGCACCGACACCGCCGGCTTCTTCAACGTCGTCGCTGCCGCCCTGCCGCACCTTCGCTCATCGCGGGGCAGTCTCGTGGCCGTCACCACCGCCGCCACGCGACGCTTCGCGGTCCGCGACGGGCTGTCGGTCGCCCCGAAGGCCGCCATCGAAGCGCTGATCCGCGGGATCGCCGCCGAGGAGGGCAGATTCGGGGTGCGCGCCAACTGCGTCGGTCCGGGGATGCTCGTCGACGGCAACGCGCAGCGACTGATCGCCGACGGCGACCTCGACGAGAAGGCGCTCGACGCCGCCCGGCGCAACACCCCGCTGGGTCGCTTCGGCGATGCCGCCGATATCGCCGAGGCAGTGTGCTTCCTGGCTTCGCCGCGCGCCGGGTTCATCACCGGCCAGAAGCTGGACGTGGACGGCGGTTACGGTGTCTGACCGGATAACCGATATCCACGCGATCCGCGATGTGGTCGCTCTCTATTGCCGAGGCATCGACCGCCTCGACTTCGATCTTGTGCGGCAGGCCTACCACGACGACGGCATCGACCATCACACCGGTTTCGATGGAACCGTCGGCGGATACGTCTCGTGGGTGAGTAAGAGCCTCGAATATCTCGCCGGAACAATGCATTTCATCGGCAACCACCACGTCGACTTCGTCGACCAGGACACCGCCATCAGCGAGACCTACGTGATGGCAACGCATTGGGGCCCGCCGGGCTCAGGCCGGCGCGCCAATTTCACCACCGGCGCACGCTACGTCGACCTGATGGAGCGCCGAGCCGGCCGGTGGGCGATCGCTGAGCGCTGGGCGGTGCGGGAGTGGACCCGTCCGGACGTGTTCGTCGCCCCGGAACAGCCCGGACCCCGCGGCACCCGCGACGCTGCCGATCCGCTGCCCGTCCTCATGAAACGCTTTGGCC contains the following coding sequences:
- a CDS encoding PadR family transcriptional regulator translates to MSLRYAALGLLAQEPGSGYDLLKRFDVSMANVWPATQSQLYGELNKLANAGLIEVTDVGPRGRKEYRVTDAGRQDLLRWMTNPQDDPPYRSAELLRVFLLSEMTSEQARAYMVSVAEHAEAELTRYEQVRDCMEWGDTDVGFYGRAALEFGLRVEAMEADWARWVVKEIDRRSN
- a CDS encoding nuclear transport factor 2 family protein, whose product is MSDRITDIHAIRDVVALYCRGIDRLDFDLVRQAYHDDGIDHHTGFDGTVGGYVSWVSKSLEYLAGTMHFIGNHHVDFVDQDTAISETYVMATHWGPPGSGRRANFTTGARYVDLMERRAGRWAIAERWAVREWTRPDVFVAPEQPGPRGTRDAADPLPVLMKRFGL
- a CDS encoding histidine-type phosphatase, producing MLRLIALAVTLCILGGALPSASRADTWRVVRTVMLMRHGVRPPNKEPPVPVSIAPDPWPAWSTRPGWLTDHGAAAVRLVAAADARRFIADGTLPAHACPPPGSVRVVSDSLQRTIATGDAYASSLAPGCGIVNHHAPQGEADPLFDAYRTSDITTAAAQEAVASAVGPGGVTALAQQYQSALDAVTHIVCGNRPDRCGLADVQSGTEVDPSGAHRPRLTGALAYGSVISEVLELEYAEGKPRADVGWGRATADDIRLVGGLHALELSIIARPRPLAVANAGKIADVIRDAVDTGPPLTVIVGHDTEVANIAGLLDAHWSVTGFADDEPAPGGALVFQLLEAPNGDQTVRAWYRSQTLEQIRALTDGDSTWVPLAIRGCPGELCSLDSFVTALTA
- a CDS encoding carotenoid oxygenase family protein — its product is MTDTTTDTTNLPAEGQFFQRGNYAPVPDELTEYTLPVEGAIPPELDGWYLRNGPNPREANSHWFTGDGMIHGVRIEDGAAKWYRNRWVRTDSFVDPFPLYREDGTRDLRAAVANTHVVNHAGKTLALVESSFPYEITNELETVGCYDFGGKLQNSMTAHPKICPTTGELHFFGYGSIFEPYVTYHRADANGELTVNRPLDVKAHTMMHDFAMTAEHVIFMDLPIVFNLDIAMSGEGDMPYRWDDDYGARLGVLRRDDPFGEVRWFDIDPCYVFHVANAHESVDGKSIVLQAVRYAELWRDNGGFDANAVMWSWTIDLQNGTVSERQLDDRAVEFPRIDDRLAGLPARYSVSVGDASLVRHDLTDGSAVEHRFSTGLVPGGPGEAVFVPSTSGPADESNGWYIAYVYDGARDGSDLVILDASDFAGKPVARIQLPRRVPYGFHGNWIPA
- a CDS encoding SDR family NAD(P)-dependent oxidoreductase codes for the protein MGDFSALPGTAIVVGGTGGIGAEIVRMLAARGSRVGFTYRGNASKAAELAGIGVTAEQLDITDAPEVRRVVDALAYDGGVHTVVHAAGAHVPMRHLSTVDPDRFDQQLGTDTAGFFNVVAAALPHLRSSRGSLVAVTTAATRRFAVRDGLSVAPKAAIEALIRGIAAEEGRFGVRANCVGPGMLVDGNAQRLIADGDLDEKALDAARRNTPLGRFGDAADIAEAVCFLASPRAGFITGQKLDVDGGYGV
- a CDS encoding PadR family transcriptional regulator, with product MNTPFPQFGGPDMGRPGFGPGFGPGFGFAPTGRGRRHGRRELRDQLREQFREHGGHHDGPPFGPRGGFGPGFGPGFGPGFGPGGGGRGGRRGHGRGRGRRGDVRAAILKLLAERPMHGYEMIQEIAERTQDLWKPSPGSVYPTLQLLADEGLLVATESEGSKKLFELTDEGRAAADKIETAPWDEITEGADPGQVNIRAAVGQLFGAVRQAAFAANPEQQQRIIDIVNNARREIYQILGESE